The proteins below are encoded in one region of Podarcis raffonei isolate rPodRaf1 chromosome 6, rPodRaf1.pri, whole genome shotgun sequence:
- the SPDEF gene encoding SAM pointed domain-containing Ets transcription factor: MGSADQGLTALPRSRVTLQDPLLYSGLDKLPVAQDPDSQSWRSLDSPSPPATPEQTLPTFCLQYFDMLYPDDSNWVPKGLAESQQPSSQGSRADVPKEPEQCPIIDSQGLSLTPDMDYQASLHLEEHSLEQVQSMVVGEVLKDIETACKLLNIAADPADWSPGNVQKWILWTEHQYRLPQIGKSFQDLGGKDLCAMSEEQFRQRSPACGDVLHAHLDIWKSAAWMKEKAAPGEMHYCGSEENWTDSEVDSSCSGQPIHLWQFLKELLLKPHNYGRFIRWLNKEKGIFKIEDSAQVARLWGIRKNRPAMNYDKLSRSIRQYYKKGIIRKPDISQRLVYQFVHPV; the protein is encoded by the exons ATGGGCAGTGCTGACCAAGGTTTGACTGCTCTGCCGCGCAGCCGGGTCACCCTTCAAGATCCTTTGCTGTATTCTGGTCTCGACAAACTGCCTGTTGCCCAAGACCCTGACAGCCAGAGTTGGAGGTCCCTTGACAGTCCTAGCCCTCCTGCCACACCCGAGCAAACCCTACCCACCTTCTGCTTGCAGTACTTTGATATGCTCTACCCAGACGACAGCAACTGGGTTCCGAAGGGTCTGGCCGAAAGCCAGCAGCCCAGCAGCCAAGGCAGCAGGGCAGACGTACCTAAAGAACCCGAGCAGTGCCCTATCATTGACAGTCAAGGTTTGAGCCTTACACCTGATATGGACTACCAAGCCAGTCTTCACCTGGAAGAACACTCCCTGGAGCAAGTGCAGAGTATGGTGGTGGGTGAAGTGCTCAAGGACATTGAAACGGCTTGCAAGCTTCTCAATATCGCTGCAG ACCCAGCAGATTGGAGTCCAGGGAATGTCCAGAAGTGGATCTTGTGGACAGAACACCAATACAGGCTCCCCCAGATTGGGAAATCATTCCAGGATCTGGGTGGGAAGGACCTATGTGCCATGTCTGAGGAGCAGTTCCGTCAGCGATCCCCAGCATGTGGGGATGTCCTGCATGCTCATCTGGACATCTGGAAGTCAG CTGCCTGGATGAAGGAGAAAGCTGCCCCTGGAGAGATGCATTACTGTG GAAGTGAAGAGAACTGGACAGACAGTGAGGTGGACTCATCCTGCTCTGGCCAACCCATTCACCTGTGGCAGTTTCTGAAAGAGCTTCTTCTGAAACCCCATAACTATGGACGCTTCATTCGCTGGCTTAATAAGGAAAAAG GTATATTCAAGATCGAAGATTCCGCCCAGGTGGCTCGTTTATGGGGAATCCGGAAGAACCGGCCTGCTATGAACTATGACAAGCTGAGTCGCTCCATCCGGCAATATTATAAGAAAGGGATCATCAGGAAACCAGACATCTCCCAACGCCTGGTCTACCAGTTTGTACACCCTGTCTGA